The following are encoded together in the Spirosoma oryzicola genome:
- a CDS encoding TonB-dependent receptor: MKRCSLVLLVNLLLSSFAWAQVTTSGLSGRITDAKNESLIGATVQALYTPTGARYATITDAEGRYRINNMTAGGPYEITFSYVSFKNAVRSGVTLQLGETTNLNVILEDANATLSEVVVKGNRGGEREGAGINVGSETIRRLPTISRSLTDMTRLTPQVNNQNSFAGTNFRYNNVTIDGAINNDAIGFSPSLGGSTGTSGQPGSSTRTNPVSLDAIQDIQVAVAPFDVRLGNFLGGSVNAVTRSGTNKVTGSVYGFGRNATLTGTWNGASGTKEKLPSTFHEYQTGVRVGLPLIKDKLFFFTNEEITNRQDPVQFQAGSPSSLIKDAAVAQQLSDFVKANYGLDAGSYDNYSIYSKSTKFFNRLDWNINARNQLSIRNNTVFSEATNLERDAANFRFGSIDFRQNNNQSSTVAELKTQLGGRASNSLIAGYSTVHDYRTTLSNVRTFPQVEIGYNGGTIFLGNDREASVFNMRQKTFELTDNFTFYKGINTFTIGTHNEFYTIDYGFVNSPNGRISYRSVDEFLSKLPNRVRGSYPFGDASNNLDNQFNNPYAHFNVNLLSLYAQDDIQLTDRIKLSPGVRFDYTGLPNKPALSSQVNASAGDPNYGTTYTYTPLNQITNTYLNNVQVSPRLGFTVDAKGDKSLVFRGGAGLFTGRIPFAWLGYAFYNNGVGYGAYDFNNNATATTKLVGDPLIPNGALAINNNAANGGVRRTQVDLIDNNFKMPQMFRGNLAVDYTLAGYKITLEGLYTKVIKDLKFQQVNTKDAVRYYSYDTQQQQPIYVSATGTAGAQRIDNNFANAYLLSNTNQGYRYNLTAQIQKNYTAGFGLSAAYTYGKAYDLTNGIRNSMESNWQLNQSLSPNNPTLAYSNFDIRHRIVGTINYRQTWSKSNATTVTLFYSFQSGSPFSWGYVNSTVDGTGQANSLAYIPKDMSEAQRLLPTGTQAQDFMAFVQSDKYLSSRMGTFTERNGGRTPWNNTMDLRFLHEIRMQNGHSLQFSYDILNFLNLVDKKLGYYYFSPNTFNSTASIGLARATNPATGDPTFTWSRPSAPYSIDPLGSRWQMQLGARYSF; this comes from the coding sequence ATGAAACGCTGTAGCTTAGTTCTACTTGTTAATTTGTTGTTGAGTTCGTTCGCTTGGGCACAGGTAACCACCAGCGGCCTGAGTGGTCGAATCACCGACGCCAAAAATGAAAGCCTCATCGGGGCCACCGTTCAAGCCTTATACACACCCACCGGCGCGCGCTACGCCACGATCACCGATGCCGAAGGGCGCTACCGCATCAACAACATGACCGCGGGTGGTCCTTACGAAATTACATTCTCTTACGTCAGCTTTAAAAATGCCGTCCGGTCGGGCGTTACCCTCCAACTGGGCGAAACAACGAACCTGAACGTAATTCTCGAAGATGCCAACGCAACCCTCAGCGAAGTAGTGGTGAAAGGCAATCGGGGGGGCGAGCGCGAAGGGGCTGGCATCAACGTCGGCAGCGAAACGATCCGCCGTCTACCCACTATTTCCCGCAGCCTGACCGATATGACCCGGCTGACGCCCCAGGTCAATAACCAGAACTCGTTTGCGGGTACCAACTTTCGGTACAACAACGTAACCATCGACGGAGCCATTAATAACGATGCGATTGGCTTTAGTCCTTCGCTCGGCGGTTCAACGGGAACATCAGGACAGCCCGGATCAAGCACCCGTACCAACCCGGTCAGCTTAGATGCGATCCAGGACATTCAGGTAGCCGTAGCCCCATTTGACGTGCGGCTGGGTAACTTTCTGGGCGGCTCGGTCAACGCCGTTACACGTAGCGGTACGAATAAAGTAACGGGTTCGGTGTATGGATTCGGTCGGAATGCAACGCTGACGGGAACCTGGAACGGCGCATCCGGTACGAAAGAAAAATTGCCCAGCACCTTCCACGAGTACCAGACCGGTGTTCGGGTAGGTTTGCCCCTGATCAAAGACAAACTGTTTTTCTTTACCAACGAAGAAATCACAAACCGTCAGGACCCCGTACAGTTTCAGGCTGGTTCGCCTTCGTCGCTGATTAAAGACGCAGCGGTAGCCCAGCAGCTTTCCGACTTCGTTAAAGCCAACTACGGCCTCGACGCTGGTTCGTACGACAACTACTCGATCTACTCGAAAAGCACGAAGTTCTTTAACCGGCTCGATTGGAACATCAATGCCCGCAACCAGTTGAGCATCCGTAACAATACCGTTTTCTCGGAAGCAACGAACCTGGAGCGCGACGCGGCTAACTTCCGCTTCGGCAGCATCGATTTTCGCCAGAACAACAACCAGAGCAGTACGGTTGCTGAGCTGAAAACGCAGTTGGGTGGCCGGGCGTCGAACAGCCTGATCGCTGGTTACTCGACAGTACATGACTACCGCACGACGCTATCCAACGTCCGGACGTTTCCGCAGGTTGAAATTGGCTACAACGGCGGTACGATTTTCCTGGGTAACGACCGCGAAGCTTCGGTGTTCAACATGCGCCAGAAGACCTTTGAGCTGACGGATAACTTTACGTTTTACAAAGGCATCAACACATTCACCATCGGTACGCACAACGAGTTTTACACCATCGACTACGGCTTCGTCAATTCGCCCAATGGCCGGATTTCGTACCGTTCCGTTGACGAATTCCTGAGCAAACTGCCAAACCGGGTTCGGGGTTCATATCCGTTCGGTGATGCCAGCAACAATCTGGACAACCAGTTCAACAATCCGTACGCGCATTTTAACGTAAATCTGTTGAGTCTGTACGCGCAGGACGACATTCAACTGACCGACCGCATCAAACTGTCGCCGGGGGTTCGTTTCGACTATACGGGTCTGCCTAACAAACCGGCGCTGAGCTCACAGGTTAACGCGTCGGCTGGTGACCCGAACTACGGCACAACGTATACCTACACCCCGCTGAATCAGATCACCAACACGTATCTGAACAACGTTCAGGTGTCGCCCCGACTGGGCTTCACCGTCGATGCCAAAGGCGACAAGAGTCTGGTATTCCGGGGTGGTGCCGGTCTGTTCACGGGTCGTATTCCTTTCGCGTGGTTAGGATACGCTTTCTACAACAACGGTGTTGGCTACGGTGCTTACGATTTCAACAACAACGCGACGGCTACGACCAAACTGGTTGGCGATCCGCTGATACCGAACGGCGCTCTGGCCATCAACAACAACGCGGCTAACGGTGGTGTTCGCCGGACGCAGGTTGATTTGATCGATAACAATTTCAAAATGCCGCAGATGTTCCGGGGTAACCTGGCCGTCGATTACACCCTTGCCGGTTACAAAATCACGTTAGAAGGCTTGTACACGAAGGTGATCAAAGACCTTAAGTTCCAGCAGGTAAATACGAAAGATGCCGTTCGGTATTATAGCTACGATACCCAGCAGCAACAGCCCATTTACGTATCGGCAACAGGAACAGCCGGTGCTCAGCGTATCGACAATAACTTCGCGAACGCTTACCTGCTGTCTAACACCAATCAGGGTTACCGGTACAACCTGACGGCGCAGATTCAGAAAAACTACACCGCAGGCTTTGGCTTATCGGCTGCTTATACCTACGGAAAAGCGTATGATTTAACCAACGGTATTCGTAACTCGATGGAATCGAACTGGCAGTTGAACCAGTCGCTGTCGCCGAACAATCCGACGCTGGCATATTCGAACTTCGATATTCGCCACCGCATCGTAGGCACGATCAACTACCGCCAGACCTGGAGCAAAAGCAACGCCACAACGGTTACGTTGTTCTACTCTTTCCAGTCGGGTTCGCCTTTCTCGTGGGGTTACGTAAACTCGACGGTCGATGGAACGGGACAAGCCAACAGCCTAGCGTATATTCCGAAGGATATGAGCGAAGCCCAACGTCTGCTTCCAACCGGCACCCAGGCTCAGGACTTCATGGCCTTCGTTCAGAGCGACAAATATTTGAGCAGCCGCATGGGAACGTTTACCGAGCGTAATGGCGGACGTACCCCCTGGAACAACACGATGGATCTGCGCTTCCTGCACGAGATCAGAATGCAGAACGGCCACTCGCTTCAGTTCTCGTACGACATTCTGAACTTCCTGAACCTGGTTGATAAGAAGTTAGGTTACTACTACTTCTCGCCCAACACGTTCAACTCGACAGCGTCTATCGGTCTGGCTCGCGCGACGAATCCCGCTACTGGCGATCCTACCTTTACCTGGAGCCGTCCATCAGCCCCCTACTCGATTGATCCGCTGGGATCACGCTGGCAGATGCAGCTAGGAGCACGGTACTCCTTCTAA
- a CDS encoding Crp/Fnr family transcriptional regulator — MPIVVQHLLDDCSQDYSLRTVKPGDFIYQPADVDTHVYIIEKGLVKIGSLGEWGQRVLYDLLKPGELFGDLDYLDEVVFFEYAQAATSASVYVIDRPAFRHAVTHNPLLADWFSETVIRRWHRTEIRLLHRNGLIVDDRIRHLQEQYNSSVLDANNQLHRPFDYLSYQEIGDLVGATRQTVSRKIRTSAEPTVTIVMHV, encoded by the coding sequence ATGCCCATCGTTGTCCAGCACCTGCTTGACGATTGCTCACAAGACTACTCGCTACGCACAGTAAAACCGGGTGATTTTATTTACCAGCCCGCTGACGTTGATACACACGTATACATTATAGAAAAAGGACTGGTTAAAATCGGTAGCCTGGGGGAGTGGGGCCAACGCGTTCTGTATGATTTATTAAAACCAGGTGAACTGTTCGGCGACTTGGATTATCTGGACGAAGTCGTTTTTTTTGAATACGCTCAGGCCGCAACCAGTGCTTCCGTATATGTTATTGACCGACCCGCTTTCCGGCATGCAGTGACCCACAATCCTTTGCTGGCCGACTGGTTCAGCGAGACGGTTATTCGTCGATGGCACCGTACGGAAATCCGACTGCTGCATCGCAATGGGTTGATCGTTGATGACCGAATTCGGCACTTGCAGGAGCAGTACAACTCCTCTGTTTTGGATGCGAACAATCAGCTGCATCGCCCCTTCGATTATTTGTCGTATCAGGAAATTGGTGATTTAGTGGGTGCTACCCGTCAAACGGTTTCGCGTAAGATTCGTACCTCCGCCGAACCGACAGTTACCATTGTTATGCATGTGTAA